AATTGGACTCCGATGATTACGTCGAAGCAAGGCGGTCTATTAGTCGCCTCTTCCAATTCTCTGCCGGTGTTCTCCGCGCTTCTGACTCTTGCGTGCCTAAATCTATTCTCGTAAGCGTACTTGCTCATGTTTCCATAGTAAAAAAACTGTCCTCCGTATTCTCCGTATCCCGAATACGTCCAGGCCGGTGGCGCCTGTGAAAATGCGAGAAACTTTAATCGATGAAGAAATATGCGTTTTCCACTGTATATCGGAAAAAACAAGTTTTTGATAAGTTAATAGACATTGTTAGTGTaagaattaataatgtattgaCAATCTGTAGAACCTTTCgcttttatattataagataatGATCCTTCAATAATGATTATGATCTTCTGTTTCTAATATtacgatataataatataatttttttttctattattaagcGACTTGGCTGTCTGAGTAGCAACGAATTAAGTTTTACGAACCGTTCGAAGAATGAGCTTGCGCTCATAATGCAGCTTGTGAAACAGATGCTTGTTGTAACTGCCGACCAGCCGCCGCAATCTCAGATACATATATCGCTGCTTGTCCCGCCAGCAATACTCGTTGCTCGCATTGGGCACCCGTAAGCACGTGAACCAGGCGCGTTTTAGAACATATTTGAGATGCATGCAGATCTAGCAGATTTAGAAGGATTTACGAGTCAAGTTCATATGTGTATAGTATATGATATCTATAGATCTATAGTACAAGTTGTTCTGATTTAAGCTAATATTAGCGGGATGAGAACAATTTGTCAGCAGATTGCCATCAACCGCAATTCTTCATTAAGTTGGTGTTCTGCCAGTAAAGCCTATcaacgtaatttataatatactattAAATAGTAGATTCTATTCAGTTTCTGCGATCAGTCATCACATTCTGTTAgcaaattctattatatttctgtGTTAGCAACTCCGCTGACAAAATTTGCAGCAGACCTTTCACAAAATCTGATTTAGATTCTGCTGTCTGGGTTACCTTCTGTGTACGAagaatatgtttatttttgacGATAAAGAGTAATATCGAGGTGTTCCTTACCATTGGGTTGCCTGTCCTCGATGAGGTTCTAAACGACAGTACCTGTCGACCCTCCTCCAGACAATCCAGCACGTCGACAAGCTTGCATCCCGAGACTAGCGCAGAACTATTGACGATTTGTCTTTACTGATTATTGATTAAATGAACATGAGCGATAACTATTCGTTAATCTGATTTGTTAATCGCTGGTAAACAGTCACAAAACGGTTATTGCCTCAATAAGATGgtgcattgagaaaaaaagttcttaatttaacttttaaaaaatttttcaatttaattaaatttctccagttcaagtattttatatatttaagttaaatatataaatactttcctggtgaaaatgtttcatattattttagaattttttagaagatttctcaaatcttttatacgaattgaaacatttcaaaaatgttgaaaaagtttacatcttttctagaatttttcataaatatgaataaagatTCTGAAATTTCTGAGAATtttcattctataattttttatgaaatcttataaaatctgaaaaagtttaaaatattttttagaaatgatagaaattgtgtaaaatcttagaatatttcaaaaatttacctagatgaaaaatttacatagaaaaaaagtggattttctatgtttctgaaatgttttaattcgtataaaaattctgacaaaaatttttaccagagttgaactaaaaaaatttaatcgaattgaaaaattgagtcaagttaaaaacttttttcttctcaatgtggaaagaaaatattactcATTTAATCTGCGCTCGGTGACCTTCTCGAAATGATCCATGAAATTCTCGCAAGTGCGCGCAAAGATCTGCAAATCAACGTAACTGAAGACGCACGATCCTCGACAAGGGGAATTGAAGATAGAGTGTAATAAATAGTTGAGATTATCGAGGATCCTACCGCCGTAGAAGCACGAGACGGGTGAGTCGCGCGACCTTTTCAAcgtgaataaaataaacaagagAATATTGATCCTTTTCTTGTATATTTAggtaatattgaattttttaaatagttaacaGTGATCTAATGTTAGAATCAAAcatccaatatttttatttttattaccgccagttttttttattatcaaagatTTAAAACTGAAGAAGTTTAGAAACCTGGAATGAGTGTATCGCCACGTGACCGCTTTCAACATCCGATATTGGAGCCAAATGAGTTCCAGcgcgttaaaaattttgttgcactCTAGTAACTCCATGCCGGTCTTTACACTCTTCTTGAGGTCTTCCGTGCGCTTCATTGCAATCCTTAGCCTGGTGCCAGCTATTAGAAACTCGCTGTTCAATACCGTGGCAGCAATGTCATAGCAACGTCTGTTTAGGAAGCAATTAGTCAAGGAAGAAATTAAGAAAGTGTGGATTCCGTTACATGGGCTCTATACTTTTTTGGGGAATATAAATCTTTAGGGAAAGTTGGATTTTAAGAAAAAGGAGAGATCTTAGAATGATTATAGAATTTATAAGACTTCCAATTTTTCAGATATGAAACCatcaaaaagaaaaacattcaaaaatataaatcaaatttagaatCGCCATGTTTTACAGTAATATAGAAATCATTTGTATAAGATCTCTCAATAAACAAATTGACAaagttttttctaaataaacaaaatttataaaaattctaaaaatttttttcctaaatattcaataattaaactcataattctattttttcgtttgtatatatttaaacaattgtaaacACAGATGATTCCGGTAAAATTTTTCCGCAATTTTTAAAGCTgtctttatttttgtaagatCGAGATTTACCTGGAAACTAGGCGAACGGTGCAGGCAACATCATGTAACGGCAGCATCTTCAGGATGATGCTGAAGATTTCCGGCGGTAAGGTGTCCAATGTGCATTCGGCAACCTTGCATCTTCGTGCGTTTTGCCTGCATCGCGAGGACACCCTTCGCCGTTTCGCGCTCATTTCGCTCCTTTTGAATTCAATTCTCTTCTGGCTCGCGATCGCGATCAATCATGAAGATCGCGTGCGTTCTCGCATACCGATGACGCTtgatgagaaatttttttcggtAATAGTGCAGGAATTCCCGAAATTTTACAAGAATCTTTTGAGGAGTGAGAACTCACCAATTTACGTGAAACAAAGGAATCTTATGTCATAATCTTATCGTTGCGATGACAGCTTCAGCCTGAAGACAAGTGAGAAGCTATGATTAAAACGGAATACATCTTCCCAAGgtaatacaaaagttaaaaacatgcaaatttttttctttaaaaattttttagctttttttacaatatcataatattcACGCGATTTTTATTGCTGTAtcaatataatgtttttaattttttacaatcattttttcCTCAACTaatctttacatttatttacgTACAAACGTCtcgatattattttcaaaatttgctgctgaaaaaattattatataattttatattttccttttaAAGAATCTGTGAGAAAAAATGCAGATGTGGAGAGCAAGGTATAAAACACATACAAGGTAACTTGACTGacttaagatttatttttttcaatatattttttgtaaagtataataataaattgaatataattataggGTTATggttttgatttattaattattaaagtcaaTTAAGTTCTGGTTCGCCATCTAACTTGAAAAAGTTATCGTTTGAAAATATTACTTTCTggtcattgaaaaatattggaattatgagaattttaaaataatttttactttgttAAATCCTTCAGAACTCCGAAGATACGAAAGAAACGACAGTTTGTAGGATCCAAAGCTCTAAATACATAGGTTGTTATCGATCCACAATTTCAAGGATCTAAAAATCACAAGCAattggaaattttaattttcaagaaattgaaATTTCCAAAGATTTCTTAAGCAACCAAATTTTCAAGGATCCCAAATAAGGATCCAATTTCCCAAGCATTCAGAGTTTCaaggatttaatttttttttagaccaAAACTCCAAGGACCCACAATCTTCTAAGCATGCTTCCAAGTTCTGAGAAATCTGGATCCTGTCGTTTCGGAAGTTCGAGGAATCAAAACTCTTACTTTACAATGGATTCGCAGGAATCTCTAGACGTCAAAGGCCTCCAACTTTTATGCGCCATAATTTACATGCGCCGGCATTAACAAAGTGAATGATGATTTGGTTTGGTCATTGTTCGTCTCTTCAGTCGTGCACGATCCGATGCTGTCTAACAAACTCTGTATTGCGTTCTGGTTACTCGGATGCTTCCTCCTGGCATGTTCGCGGCGGTGTTTCAGCTCTTTGAACGTTTTACCGCACTCGCAGGCGTATGGTCTAGCGGCCTCGTGAGAGCGCACATGACCCTCATAGTGGCTTTTTCTGACGAATTTCTTACCGCATTGACCACAGTCGAATTGGAAACGGCCCTCATGAGCGGCCACGTGCGAGCTCAGAGTCCACTTGGTTTTGAAAGTCTTTGAACAATAATCGCACTTAATTTTCCCGTCGTTCTTCGAGTTGTTCTTATTCATATCGTCCTCGTGTGGGAGCCTTAGAGGATCCTTCTTTAGCAACAGCATCTCTTCCAGAAAAAATTCATCTTCACCAGAATTTTTTGTCGAAGATTTCTTGGTATGATCCATATTCTTCAAGTGATTGTTCTTTGACGTTGCCTAGACAAATAataatacacataattatatttatatgaaaattattgagaaatatGTAACAAATCTCATGTACAGATATGTATTTTCTTGCTGAAAATTGTGGATTGTTTCAAATTTGTCTGCTATTGCTCCAGTTATGCAAAGATCTACAGATATTGTGACGAGTGATGTTGTTTGGAACTAAGAAGCGCAAGACTTCAAAAACTGAAAGAATGTTGAATAATACGTACTTTGTTATGTGAGGCCAGATGAGCCTTGAACTTGTTCTCATCGTTGTACCTTTTCTTACATCGCGGACAAGAATATTGTCCGCCCTTGTCCTCCGTGTCGTGCAGAAGGTTGCCTCGTAAAGTTGCATCGCTCTCTGTGTTCTCGACTTTAATATTAACTTTCGATTGGTTGTTTTGCTGCAGCTTCTCCATACGCATCGTATGCCGAGCTATGTGCCGTTTCAAATCATGCGCTCTGGAGAATGATCGTCCGTATCGCGGACACATGAGAAAGGGACAGCCTTTCGTTCTTTCGTTCCTGGGAAAAAGAAGCATGTGTTAAGTTTACCTTATACAttcattgaatttaattgataaaagaGAAATGGAAATTGGaaaacttttaatgaaaaaattgttggAATCTTGACGctagatattgaagaaattcaataaagaatttaataacttaaaattaaaattaattaaaaattaattaatttaaatcagaGAATccgaaaattgttaaaaaaaatctaagagttcaaattaaaactttattcaaaAGTATATTAGGAATCGAGTTGTATCCAAATCAAAATGTGTACAACATATGTATCTTTCACCCAATATAGGTATTGTTCAATTCCTATCAAAAGATCTAGAATTCGCAGGTAGTGAAAAATCTCTTATTTCCTGTACCTTCGAGGAGGAATGGGACCCGTTGCAATTGGTCGCTTTGGGTCCTTCACACTATCCTTATAATTCTTGTCAACCTTCTGACTAGCCATTGTGGTCAGCTGTGCTGATAACGGTATCACGATGGAAATCGTTTCGTTGGACCCTGGTGTGACGATAGGCCCAACGTGGATCGCTGGTGACGTTGCTAACGACATACCACTTTCGTTGTTCCTACTCATACTGATCTTGTACAGCCAGAAAAGCGTTCACTAGAATTTACACAATATGTTACAagtattaatgcaaaaatttattttttaaattaataatagtctttaattatactttattaatattacttcttttattatctttatatctACCTATTATTAATCACattataaacgtaaaatattaaattttcaaataacataaatGAGAGGCCaagaaagtttaattaattagacTATTGCATGAATActgataatattttcatattatcaaATTGAGTTATTAAAACTCTGACGCAGGTCATTTAATTAATGGAATGTATGTATTAAGTGGTTGGAGAACTTAATATCTATTTACAACGTAACTTTTTAAGAGTATAATTTAAGCATAATTGTTTCtcataaattaatcataattataattttgtaatttgaacAGAAAATGCATGTATATAGATACCTATTTACACATATGTGTTACAGTTAAagtgtaaaattgaattgtatacatctactaaaaatgttttagagtaaagaataaaaataaacgcgTTTACTATTATTAGTAAATGTATAGGCTTATTAGCAACTATAATTACTAAAAAGTTGTAGTGAAGGTGCcctaatataaattctttacaaattGCATActttgttaacaaaattttcattaattgaaTTCGAGATGTgcaatttgatttgatttaactattcaagaataaaagaataaaaattataatacttatgttttatattttgtttattctgAACTCGAAATaaacatatcaaattttattataagtattaatgtaaaattcaaatcaacaattttattgataaaaaataaatacaagaaataaacaattttttaataaaatgtgtttttttaattgttatttgtatgtacttttaataaattagaatgtattgtaaaaatgccaattgaaaaattcttaggtataagataaaaattattttcataatgtaGTGAAAATTTCTCTTAGAACTCTTTATGtaaatcaaaatgtttatataaagttcgaaatgtctgtgtaattttttaacttcttggaaaatttctcatattttttataggaagtgaaatatttttcaaaagtacACTCAAGTACTTGCATTCTTCTTtatatacttgaaatattaaaagatttttagaaTTCTCTTTTTAccatttataaagaaaagtaaTCCCAGAAGTTTATAGGTATTTTTCcgaaatcttcataaatttaatcttcataaaatatgaaaaattcttagaaatatgaaatataagaattgtttttatccaggtagtaaaaaatttttttagaattcttcatacacagaattattataaatttcagaatctctatgaaaatttttttttaaatattaatatgaggATTCTTTTACACTTTATACTAATTTCACGCGTTTACTGTTAACCCATACTGGAAACATACTATATATACATTCCACGAATTTCGGAAGGGTTAGCGTAAACCGCGATCGATGGGAGGTTGTCTGTCTACGCGTACCATCAATGCATCTCGCCTCTATAACGaatgaataaaaaacaaataataaccaAGGCTCGAAACCAATATTACTCCAAATTTCTACGTTCGTAAATTCGATACAAGACAATTGAAACGCGATGATTCACCTCGATCAAAGTGGACCCGACGCGTCGGGAAATTTGAACCCGTCGGGCGCGTGTATCGTTTTCGATTTCACAATCGCGATGGGGTTACGAAAGCGTCAGGAGAGCGTTCGTCGCCGACGCTTGGATCGTGAGATATCTCTTGATGCACGCGACCTGCGTGATAAAAGGtggaaaaaaaaggtaaagagagagagagagagagagagtgccgCGGTATTACCGAGAGGTCACTGAGGCGCCACACGGAAGCGTCGCCAATGGCTCCAGTGTCACAGGACGGGCGAGAGGTATCCCTTCGGCGTCGCGGCGGCTTGAAACCCGTCGATGGCGTCGAGAGACGGCGACGAGGCGTACGTACATACACGTACTCCGGCACGACGACGAGACGACGGCGCGGCGTCAGCGCCGGGCGCCGCGGAGGCGTCACTGATGCCGCGCTCCGAACGACGCCTCGATCGCGAACGCTCTTCCCACCTAGGCGTAGCTTCTGGTCCTGTGTACCTCGAGCTCTCGATCGCTTCCTGCCGTTCGGACGATCGACGAGCTTCCGCAGGGCGAGCTGAGTCCGCGCGGACGCAGCAGCGACGCAGCGCGGGGACGTGGTGGCGTAACGTTGCTTCACGTAGCACGCGCGACACCAGGAGTGGCCATTTTAAAGCCTGCTCCAGCCTGCTCTGCTGGCTCGCCTCCCTCGTCGGCAGTACAGCTCAGAAGCGCCTCGTGCGCATGTCGAAACGTCGCGGTGGCGGTGGCCGCGTCGCGTCCCTGATCGAGAGTCTCGAGAGATCGTGTCTCGCTTTACGGAAGGTGatctgaaacaaatttttttaatttatcgcaaTGACGAATCGCATTACGCGCAGATGCAACTTTGCTCTGTAAAAgatgcatttgcgcataatgcgactgattgtaatgataaatttaaaaactaaccTCTGTTCTCTGTAGATCTCGTTtgcgtattttttaaaaattgtttgccattttttcttctctcctgGCTATACAATTGAGTATGTTAcagcattaaaaatattcctttgttatttcatgaatttacaagtaaaatattaaatttgtttaaccaTTTATgttaattgttttgaataatgtacctttaaaaaattacattttctacattaatataaataatactttccAAAATTGACTTTtcgttcaatttaatttaatcttgtattttttaacCAAGAAACGCAAGTACTTTACCAGGCGAGAAATGTAAGTGGAATCGAtatcgaatcgatatcgattcgatgTCGAAGTTATCAAACTATATCGATGTCGATTCGATAGATCATTTCTCGCTGtagttttttgttatataactaaattagttttgtatataactaaattaattttataaaccattaactttgacttaatttaattaaaaaggaatattaacttattattcAACCATACATTATATGTGATAtgcatgcgtgtgtgtacaaaataaactaaaaattttaaatgaatcttAAATGTGAACGTGACATATTTAAGATCATATGTACACTTCAGATTTTTACatcttattttgtttatatttacaatgtataatgtatagagttaaaatttaaattttgtgtatatttattatacatttgaatttgaagtttattttacaaacacaCATTCATGTCCGTAACAATCGTGTACGAGCACGCGTGCATGTGTATGCACTTTCCTACGTACTTTTCATGCGGGAATATCgagattatttcttttttctttggcaaTTCCTTCGTTGGGAATAGGAAAGCCACGTGCGCGAGACGAGCGGCTCGAGGAGCGCCATCTTTCCAGTCGAGACACTCGCGCTATCccatttcctttcttttctcccgTCGACCAGgtttctctctcactttcttCCGTGCGATGAAAGTGTACTGCACGATCGCACGTGAAGTTCGATCTAAATACGATGGCGCGAGGTCCGGGCGCGGGAAAGAGGAATGGACGGAAACGTACGCGGTCGATGCGCGCGCATTCAATGATTCAATCATCGTAAAGCGCGGTAGCATTCGCAACggaaattatgttattatgttTGATTTTGCACAGCCAAATAATACAGATTTACATCCAGCGTCGGCGCAAATGTATTTCCGACTGCCTGATTTCAGAGTTAATCACGCGTATGATTAATTATCCGATCTTCTCTACAGATTCCAAATCATCCGTGTTTCAAAATATTAGCTGCAAGAATTCGAGATATCGACGCGTTGAAAATCTCGAAAATCGAACTCTTGAGAGATAATCTTtcgagaatttaaataaatacatccttatttaaattttgtcaatttcaattataatttcgaGCCATTTTTCGAGAAATTGGTcactaaacaattaaaaaaattttgtctcttGACTCATGATTCCGAAatctagaaataaaatatttctcgaaTATCTGTACTATTTTGAAATACGAGTTTGAACTTActgtatgtattactttttatattagtCACGTTACATCAGTTTACATGAGTTTTATGTTTCGTATAATATAGTACGCAGGGCACTCCTTTCTGTCCCATGAGActcattttttttcatcaactAATGGTATCGTtaatagatagaaaaaaatttggtgaaaaatgtaaaaatgtactTGGTGAAAAAGACTTTTGAATATCGGAAGAAATTCCAAAATATATGTGCGCGTGTACATTTTcaatacacattttataatattatttcattaatttttaatatggaaGATTTTAATTGAGAGACTTTGCTTTTGTATTGAAAGATTTGGATacataattttctgaaaaataagtATGAAGTAGCAAGAAGTGGCATTTCTGATTTATTTTGGTTTTATTCAACACACCTTCTTTCGCTGTTGCGTTACATCAGAGCAAATAGAAATGTATATAGGGAAATGCGTATTGAAAGTTCGAAAGAAAAGCTATTTGCCATGAGAGAACGGATACGGAAGATATCTACATTTATATAAGGACAATTCAGAGGAACCACTTCTGTTGTTGCGCAACTGTGTCGAATGAGGTGATATCTGTATATCTATCAAAACACTCATGTGTTGCATTCCAAATTGTAATCTGATATAGATATaagtctatttttatttttattccacaAAACTTGCTtgcttaaagaaaaaataattaaaattgtgcaAAATCCTGAATTTTTCGATTCCACATATGTgcatacatagaaaaaaaaaaagaaaaa
This genomic window from Solenopsis invicta isolate M01_SB chromosome 13, UNIL_Sinv_3.0, whole genome shotgun sequence contains:
- the LOC105202213 gene encoding uncharacterized protein LOC105202213 isoform X2; translated protein: MSAKRRRVSSRCRQNARRCKVAECTLDTLPPEIFSIILKMLPLHDVACTVRLVSRRCYDIAATVLNSEFLIAGTRLRIAMKRTEDLKKSVKTGMELLECNKIFNALELIWLQYRMLKAVTWRYTHSSSALVSGCKLVDVLDCLEEGRQVLSFRTSSRTGNPMICMHLKYVLKRAWFTCLRVPNASNEYCWRDKQRYMYLRLRRLVGSYNKHLFHKLHYERKLILRTAPPAWTYSGYGEYGGQFFYYGNMSKYAYENRFRHARVRSAENTGRELEEATNRPPCFDVIIGVQLRCSPELAPLTAKMNLKTDTFEGCDTNSPQELYLKLNIKCAISKINRLPNTFTWEVHGRRKNRRKSLQCR
- the LOC105202220 gene encoding zinc finger protein 782, with amino-acid sequence MSRNNESGMSLATSPAIHVGPIVTPGSNETISIVIPLSAQLTTMASQKVDKNYKDSVKDPKRPIATGPIPPRRNERTKGCPFLMCPRYGRSFSRAHDLKRHIARHTMRMEKLQQNNQSKVNIKVENTESDATLRGNLLHDTEDKGGQYSCPRCKKRYNDENKFKAHLASHNKATSKNNHLKNMDHTKKSSTKNSGEDEFFLEEMLLLKKDPLRLPHEDDMNKNNSKNDGKIKCDYCSKTFKTKWTLSSHVAAHEGRFQFDCGQCGKKFVRKSHYEGHVRSHEAARPYACECGKTFKELKHRREHARRKHPSNQNAIQSLLDSIGSCTTEETNNDQTKSSFTLLMPAHVNYGA
- the LOC105202213 gene encoding uncharacterized protein LOC105202213 isoform X1, coding for MSAKRRRVSSRCRQNARRCKVAECTLDTLPPEIFSIILKMLPLHDVACTVRLVSRRCYDIAATVLNSEFLIAGTRLRIAMKRTEDLKKSVKTGMELLECNKIFNALELIWLQYRMLKAVTWRYTHSRSRDSPVSCFYGGRILDNLNYLLHSIFNSPCRGSCVFSYVDLQIFARTCENFMDHFEKVTERRLNDSALVSGCKLVDVLDCLEEGRQVLSFRTSSRTGNPMICMHLKYVLKRAWFTCLRVPNASNEYCWRDKQRYMYLRLRRLVGSYNKHLFHKLHYERKLILRTAPPAWTYSGYGEYGGQFFYYGNMSKYAYENRFRHARVRSAENTGRELEEATNRPPCFDVIIGVQLRCSPELAPLTAKMNLKTDTFEGCDTNSPQELYLKLNIKCAISKINRLPNTFTWEVHGRRKNRRKSLQCR